A region of the Sulfolobales archaeon genome:
TTTAATCGATACACTAATTATCTATGGAGTAGCAGCTATAGCATCAATACTGATCATATACATCATACACAGGATCAGGAAATATCTATCCACCACATCGGGCTATAGAAGCTAACCTCCTCTTACCATAAAGAGAGGGGGTTTCCAGTTATAAGCTTACGATAGCCATATAGTTGAGTTTAGTGTGGGAAGCAATTAATATACCATGTAGCATAGCAGGGATCTATGTCAGATAGCATCTTTAGCTATCTGTTCTAAGTTTAAATTAATATAGCTAGTCGTGATAAAGATATATGGAGATTGTAGGAGTATGATCAGAGTTGTGGAAGCTATATATGAAAATGGTGTTCTAAAACCTCTTGAAAGGCTTGATCTCAGAGAAGGGCAGCGTATTAGGATTAGGATAGTTGAGAAAGATGTTATTCAGGTTGCTCGTGAGATAAGGAGTCGAGTGAGAGATAGCCTCAAGGGTAAGGATTTAGTTGAGGATCTTATTAGAGAGCGTGGACGTTTTGC
Encoded here:
- a CDS encoding antitoxin family protein — its product is MIRVVEAIYENGVLKPLERLDLREGQRIRIRIVEKDVIQVAREIRSRVRDSLKGKDLVEDLIRERGRFA